One window from the genome of Rhodococcus sp. ABRD24 encodes:
- a CDS encoding TetR family transcriptional regulator — MESTTSRRPPRRVDPALEVQSDPQELMPRRRPTQERSRRKFEALLASSRELLVDVGFESFTCEEVATRADVPIGTLYQFFANKYVIVCELNRQDLVGVQQELAAFNGEVPSLNWLRFLNKFVDHMAGLWTSDPSRREVWLAMQSTPSTRATGVIHEKQFAEQVARMLAPLTPHTPHERRTMMAEVLVHVVYSMLNFSVQDGQSHEDAVAELKRLMVAYLLVAEKEARSH, encoded by the coding sequence GAGCGACCCCCAGGAACTGATGCCCCGACGGCGCCCGACACAGGAGCGCAGCCGTCGCAAGTTCGAAGCGTTGCTCGCCTCGTCACGTGAGCTACTGGTAGACGTCGGATTCGAATCGTTCACGTGCGAGGAAGTGGCCACCCGGGCCGACGTCCCGATCGGGACCCTCTACCAGTTCTTCGCCAACAAGTACGTCATCGTGTGCGAGCTCAACCGCCAGGACCTCGTGGGTGTTCAGCAGGAACTTGCCGCGTTCAACGGCGAGGTCCCATCGCTCAACTGGCTGCGGTTCCTCAACAAGTTCGTCGACCACATGGCCGGACTGTGGACGTCCGACCCGTCACGGCGCGAGGTGTGGCTGGCGATGCAGTCCACACCGTCGACGCGGGCAACCGGCGTGATCCACGAGAAGCAGTTCGCCGAACAGGTCGCTCGGATGCTGGCGCCGCTCACGCCGCACACGCCCCACGAGCGCCGCACCATGATGGCCGAGGTCCTCGTCCACGTCGTGTACTCGATGCTGAATTTCTCGGTACAGGACGGGCAGAGTCACGAGGACGCCGTCGCCGAACTCAAACGGTTGATGGTCGCGTATCTGCTGGTCGCCGAGAAGGAAGCCCGCTCGCACTGA
- a CDS encoding MFS transporter, translating to MTPWCDRALDRVEAGRRRNPSAGLVRRFCPDRAKPLGAWADVSGLALALGPVVGGLLVGAFDWRAVFWFNLTLGAVLFFAALWFVPESADPQPGRLDLAGFVLDTALLVSAILIGVAAAITGLSASGLPSRRPADTRPSTV from the coding sequence CTGACCCCGTGGTGTGATCGGGCGCTCGACCGCGTCGAGGCCGGTCGACGGAGAAATCCGTCGGCCGGCCTCGTTCGTCGTTTTTGCCCAGATCGTGCGAAGCCACTGGGGGCGTGGGCCGACGTCTCGGGGCTCGCGCTGGCGCTCGGCCCCGTGGTGGGCGGGCTGCTGGTGGGCGCGTTCGACTGGCGCGCGGTGTTCTGGTTCAACCTCACACTGGGCGCGGTGCTCTTCTTTGCGGCGCTGTGGTTCGTTCCGGAAAGCGCGGATCCGCAGCCGGGACGCCTCGACCTCGCCGGCTTCGTGCTCGACACTGCGCTGCTGGTCTCGGCGATCCTCATCGGGGTGGCGGCCGCGATCACCGGGCTCAGTGCGAGCGGGCTTCCTTCTCGGCGACCAGCAGATACGCGACCATCAACCGTTTGA
- a CDS encoding holo-ACP synthase, with translation MAVIGIGFDIVTISEFEEQLERPGTAMKSSFRPGERRYCESKSEPARHYAVRWAAKEAVIKAWAASRFARPPAVGDNAYVQVEVVNDAWGRPTIKLHDEAAQFLPEAKIHLSLTHDGDVAGAMVVIEEPDPVV, from the coding sequence ATGGCTGTCATCGGAATCGGATTCGACATCGTCACGATCTCGGAGTTCGAGGAGCAGCTCGAGCGTCCCGGTACGGCGATGAAGTCGAGCTTCCGGCCGGGCGAGCGCCGCTACTGCGAGTCCAAGAGCGAACCGGCTCGGCACTATGCGGTGCGCTGGGCGGCGAAGGAAGCGGTCATCAAGGCGTGGGCGGCCTCGCGGTTCGCTCGGCCGCCGGCTGTCGGTGACAACGCCTACGTGCAGGTCGAGGTCGTCAATGATGCGTGGGGGCGTCCGACGATCAAGCTGCACGACGAGGCCGCGCAGTTCCTGCCGGAAGCGAAGATCCACCTCTCGCTCACCCACGACGGAGACGTCGCCGGGGCGATGGTCGTGATCGAGGAGCCTGACCCCGTGGTGTGA